The Parashewanella tropica genome window below encodes:
- a CDS encoding ATP-binding cassette domain-containing protein produces the protein MIEVKNLSKRIGDVQALNDLSFKALDGQITGLLGPNGAGKTTCLRTLFGLLQPDEGIAEIDGINVRENPIAAKQQLGLFPDPFGLYERLTPREYIQYFAKLSGLPAEKASAATTRTIEMLKLEEIADRRCKGFSQGQRMKTALAQAIVHQPTNVILDEPTRGLDVMSTRLLRSNLQMLKEQGHCVLFSSHVMQEVAALCDQVIVMARGKVVAVGSPEELCEMAGETSLEEAFIQLIGTDEGIAA, from the coding sequence ATGATTGAAGTAAAAAATTTATCGAAACGTATTGGTGATGTACAAGCGTTGAATGACTTGAGCTTTAAAGCCTTAGACGGACAGATTACTGGGCTTCTCGGCCCTAATGGTGCAGGGAAAACCACTTGTCTTCGCACTTTATTTGGCTTACTGCAGCCCGATGAAGGTATCGCTGAAATTGATGGCATCAATGTACGTGAAAACCCCATTGCCGCTAAACAACAGCTAGGATTATTTCCTGATCCTTTTGGTCTGTATGAGCGTCTTACGCCCAGAGAGTACATTCAATATTTTGCAAAGCTCAGTGGGTTACCAGCAGAAAAGGCAAGCGCTGCAACTACTCGCACGATTGAAATGTTAAAACTGGAAGAGATTGCCGACCGCCGCTGTAAAGGCTTTTCGCAAGGTCAACGTATGAAAACGGCCTTGGCACAAGCCATTGTCCACCAGCCTACCAATGTGATTTTAGATGAGCCCACTCGCGGCTTAGATGTAATGAGTACTCGCTTACTGCGTAGCAACTTACAAATGCTGAAAGAGCAAGGTCATTGCGTGCTGTTTTCTAGTCATGTGATGCAAGAAGTGGCCGCCTTATGTGATCAAGTGATAGTGATGGCAAGAGGTAAAGTCGTTGCTGTGGGCAGCCCAGAGGAATTATGTGAAATGGCGGGCGAAACCTCGCTAGAAGAAGCCTTTATTCAGTTAATTGGCACCGACGAAGGAATTGCAGCATGA
- a CDS encoding threonine/serine ThrE exporter family protein — MNDYEFRIKRKFIIKLGKALHKFGTPAYRLEAHLTKVSRSLGLEGNFVISPTSMTFVLHHNEDQEYNHLARVKPGELDLGALARTDELVDELISGQRNLDEALERLDDIANKPNPYGTVLTWIAFTLSSAAFAMLMNTSWNDVFWSGVLGFIVFGFVYISERSSKMAEMLEPLSTLVGGFAMCGVALIDSSVNIPVVILSGVIAFVPGLALTIGLAEVASRDLISGTARIMDALMLLFKLYFGAFLGLAIGHAVFGTVSPTTSIPLPSGSVWAAVPLLSISLAIMFKARPKDAPWGILAGIIAFSFAMLGGKYIGDSIGIFFGAMAVGIYSNLFARWMKAPASIALLQGIVILVPGSKTYIGLNSLIAGETMLNQSHIGTQVFLIFMSLIAGLIFANVAVPPRRAL; from the coding sequence GTGAACGACTACGAATTTCGAATTAAACGCAAGTTTATCATCAAGTTAGGTAAAGCTTTACACAAGTTTGGTACACCTGCATACCGACTTGAAGCCCATTTAACTAAAGTTTCCCGTAGCTTAGGACTTGAAGGTAATTTCGTTATTTCACCCACGTCCATGACCTTCGTGCTACACCACAATGAAGATCAAGAATACAACCACCTTGCACGAGTAAAGCCAGGGGAGTTGGACTTAGGTGCATTAGCTCGTACTGATGAGTTAGTCGATGAGCTCATTTCAGGCCAACGTAACCTTGATGAAGCACTTGAGCGACTCGACGACATCGCAAATAAACCCAACCCTTATGGCACAGTGCTGACTTGGATAGCGTTCACTTTATCGTCAGCAGCGTTTGCCATGCTGATGAATACCAGCTGGAACGATGTGTTTTGGTCTGGTGTGTTAGGCTTTATTGTCTTTGGGTTTGTTTATATTTCAGAACGATCTTCCAAAATGGCTGAAATGCTGGAGCCCCTTTCCACTTTGGTTGGTGGCTTTGCCATGTGTGGTGTTGCGCTCATTGACTCGAGTGTGAACATTCCGGTGGTGATTTTATCTGGTGTGATAGCCTTTGTACCCGGTTTAGCCTTAACCATAGGTTTGGCTGAAGTAGCGTCACGAGACTTGATCTCTGGTACCGCAAGGATCATGGATGCCTTAATGTTGCTGTTTAAGTTGTACTTTGGCGCATTTCTTGGGTTAGCCATCGGTCATGCCGTATTTGGTACTGTCTCGCCAACAACATCCATTCCACTTCCCAGTGGCTCTGTTTGGGCTGCCGTTCCTTTACTATCTATTTCGTTGGCCATTATGTTTAAGGCCCGCCCAAAAGATGCACCATGGGGAATTCTAGCTGGGATTATTGCCTTTTCGTTCGCCATGCTCGGTGGTAAATACATTGGTGACTCTATTGGGATCTTCTTTGGTGCTATGGCAGTAGGAATATACTCCAACTTATTTGCTCGTTGGATGAAAGCACCTGCCTCTATTGCTTTGCTTCAAGGCATAGTGATCTTGGTTCCAGGAAGTAAAACCTACATTGGATTAAATTCGTTAATCGCAGGCGAAACCATGCTCAATCAATCTCATATTGGTACACAAGTGTTTTTGATTTTTATGTCACTCATTGCAGGGCTGATCTTCGCCAATGTCGCAGTACCACCTCGTCGTGCGCTATAA
- a CDS encoding ABC transporter permease, giving the protein MKLLNILIKKELIDAIRDKRSVMAVMWYAIGSPLLMCGLFFLLINKLASPSDLQITITNPQGAPDLIRYLENQDITHGTGKDLKAITLKISDDFAKEMNKGQPATVTLIADNSEQNLRSSISRLQRALQVYSSEMASLRLIARGINPTVVQPIKVVMEDQATKESKGSFIFGLAILSIIYAVFICGMNHAIDTSAGERERNSLTLLLSHPLSTRQIVLSKVLAVTTLAMTGLLLTLLVSKAAYTLVPWHELGFTIKVSFDFILFSCLLALPISIMASSLQLFASFFAKSFKEAQTYISFTLFVPMMLSIAITYDIAPDTLHWLPVSGQQQALMQFIKGKSIDMTPLLVSSAMTLLLAIGLILGMEKALKSEKTIFGL; this is encoded by the coding sequence ATCAAGCTTCTGAATATTTTGATAAAAAAAGAATTGATAGATGCAATTCGAGACAAACGTTCAGTCATGGCCGTAATGTGGTACGCCATCGGCTCGCCATTATTGATGTGCGGCTTATTTTTCTTGCTGATAAACAAACTGGCAAGCCCGAGCGATCTCCAAATAACCATCACGAACCCACAGGGTGCTCCCGATTTAATCCGTTATCTCGAAAACCAAGATATAACACACGGTACAGGTAAAGACCTTAAGGCCATTACTTTAAAAATAAGTGATGATTTTGCTAAGGAAATGAATAAAGGCCAGCCCGCTACGGTGACGCTCATTGCTGATAACTCAGAACAAAACCTTCGAAGTTCAATTAGCCGTCTTCAACGAGCCTTACAGGTATATAGCAGTGAAATGGCTAGCTTGAGATTGATTGCTCGCGGTATTAATCCCACAGTAGTGCAACCCATTAAAGTGGTAATGGAAGATCAAGCCACTAAAGAATCTAAAGGGAGCTTTATTTTTGGTCTCGCCATTTTAAGTATCATTTATGCGGTATTTATTTGTGGTATGAACCATGCGATTGATACTAGTGCCGGCGAGCGTGAACGCAACTCACTGACTCTGCTACTTAGTCACCCACTGTCAACCCGTCAAATTGTTCTATCAAAAGTCTTAGCCGTGACCACATTGGCAATGACAGGTCTACTATTAACTTTATTGGTATCTAAAGCGGCCTATACGCTAGTGCCATGGCATGAATTGGGCTTTACTATCAAAGTCAGTTTTGACTTTATTCTTTTCAGCTGTTTGCTGGCGTTGCCAATCTCGATTATGGCTTCCTCACTGCAACTATTTGCATCATTCTTTGCCAAAAGCTTTAAAGAGGCGCAAACCTATATTTCGTTTACTTTGTTTGTCCCGATGATGTTATCCATAGCTATCACTTATGATATTGCCCCTGATACCTTACATTGGCTGCCAGTTTCAGGTCAGCAACAAGCTTTGATGCAATTTATCAAAGGTAAGAGTATCGACATGACACCATTATTAGTGTCTAGCGCCATGACGCTTTTGTTGGCGATAGGCCTTATTCTAGGAATGGAAAAAGCACTGAAAAGTGAAAAAACCATCTTTGGGTTATAA
- a CDS encoding alpha/beta hydrolase, with protein sequence MMLWRLNCTRSVRKSFWAALLLSGLTQPLFSVHAQAESISTSGKQSSCYLNGLSEKVVCGKVTVAENPQQPEGRHIDIHYALLPAIKNQYPNEAFVAIAGGPGQSAIDNAAGFERTFSKIRETRDILLIDQRGTGRSNILSCGFDHINALSADDESIDIKQEAKKCLIKLSNKADVTQYGSDIAVSDFEAVRKALGYQKFHLYGVSYGSRVAQLYMRHYPNSLLTVTLDGVVPMQQSVLTQGEAIDRAIELLFKDCQQSTSCKHAFPKLKQDYQNTSKRLKTKAYQGTVNDPSTGEPTQLLLTQSKFLSTIRIGLYDGKMRALLPYAIHQANKGNYQAILGLYSLTQSGVDIATGMNASVVCGEDLPRLTPQQKTRLEASYFGRTLLSSTEQICDVWKVPAVNTSFADAIDSDIPTLLLSGELDPATPPSWGELADEKLSHAKHFIAPYATHGIAFQSCGNKLIAQLVNDGSVDNLDDKCLKKDVRRGFFLNASSIEPQPTQTKAKE encoded by the coding sequence ATGATGCTATGGAGGCTTAATTGCACTCGCTCAGTGAGGAAATCTTTCTGGGCAGCACTATTGCTCTCAGGGTTAACGCAACCGCTGTTTTCAGTGCATGCCCAAGCAGAATCAATATCGACATCAGGCAAACAATCATCATGCTATCTCAATGGCTTAAGTGAAAAAGTGGTTTGCGGGAAAGTAACGGTTGCTGAAAATCCACAACAGCCGGAAGGCCGCCATATTGATATTCATTATGCCCTATTGCCCGCGATAAAAAACCAATATCCCAACGAAGCGTTTGTCGCCATTGCCGGAGGCCCAGGTCAATCGGCCATTGATAATGCCGCAGGCTTTGAGCGTACCTTTTCCAAAATTAGAGAAACCAGAGACATCCTACTGATCGATCAGCGCGGCACTGGGCGCTCTAATATTCTGAGTTGTGGGTTTGATCATATCAACGCACTAAGCGCTGATGATGAATCTATTGATATAAAACAAGAAGCGAAAAAGTGTTTAATCAAGTTATCCAACAAAGCTGACGTAACTCAATACGGAAGTGATATTGCCGTCAGTGATTTTGAAGCGGTGCGTAAAGCCTTGGGATATCAAAAATTCCATCTGTACGGTGTTTCCTATGGCAGTCGTGTAGCACAACTGTATATGCGCCATTACCCAAACTCGCTTCTTACCGTTACTCTTGATGGCGTTGTCCCTATGCAGCAAAGTGTACTCACTCAAGGTGAAGCGATTGATCGTGCCATTGAGTTACTATTCAAAGACTGTCAGCAATCAACATCATGCAAGCATGCGTTTCCTAAGTTAAAACAAGATTATCAAAACACCTCGAAACGATTAAAAACAAAAGCTTATCAAGGTACCGTAAATGATCCCTCAACGGGAGAACCGACTCAGTTACTGCTGACCCAAAGCAAGTTCCTGAGCACCATTCGCATTGGATTATATGATGGCAAAATGCGTGCATTACTGCCTTATGCTATTCACCAAGCCAACAAAGGAAATTACCAAGCCATATTAGGCTTATACTCCCTCACTCAGTCAGGTGTTGATATCGCAACAGGTATGAATGCTTCAGTGGTGTGCGGGGAGGATTTACCAAGATTGACGCCCCAACAAAAAACTCGGCTAGAGGCCAGCTATTTTGGCCGTACTTTACTGAGCAGCACTGAACAAATTTGTGATGTTTGGAAAGTGCCAGCAGTGAATACTTCATTTGCTGATGCCATCGACAGCGATATTCCCACATTACTATTATCAGGCGAACTTGATCCTGCTACCCCACCGTCTTGGGGAGAGTTAGCCGACGAAAAACTCAGCCATGCCAAGCACTTTATTGCACCATACGCCACTCACGGTATCGCCTTTCAGTCTTGCGGAAATAAATTAATCGCACAATTGGTTAATGATGGCAGTGTCGACAACCTTGACGATAAATGCCTTAAAAAAGACGTTCGCCGTGGCTTTTTTCTTAATGCCAGCAGTATTGAACCACAGCCAACTCAAACTAAGGCTAAGGAGTAA